A part of Mycolicibacterium sp. TUM20985 genomic DNA contains:
- a CDS encoding NADH-quinone oxidoreductase subunit C — MTGANGDEQERRAGAQRPGTEHERRAGAQRPGAEHEVIGQRRGMFGVEGTGDTSGYGRLVREVALPGSSPRPYGGYFDDVVDALAVALGEDAFGDAVEGVVVFRKELTLEVRREHLVAVAQALRDDATLRFELCLGVSGVHYPGDVGRELHAVYPLMSITHNRRIRVEVTAPDADPHVPSLFPVYPTTDWHERETYDFFGIVFDGHPSLTRIEMPDDWVGHPQRKDYPLGGIPVEYHGAEIQPPDARRSYN, encoded by the coding sequence ATGACGGGGGCGAACGGCGACGAACAAGAGCGGCGGGCAGGAGCGCAGCGACCCGGGACCGAACACGAGCGGCGGGCAGGAGCGCAGCGACCCGGGGCCGAACACGAGGTGATCGGCCAGCGGCGCGGCATGTTCGGCGTCGAGGGCACCGGCGACACGTCGGGTTACGGGCGGCTGGTGCGCGAGGTTGCGCTGCCCGGTAGCTCGCCGCGACCCTACGGCGGTTACTTCGACGACGTCGTCGACGCCCTGGCCGTAGCGCTTGGCGAGGATGCCTTCGGCGACGCCGTCGAAGGTGTGGTGGTGTTCCGCAAGGAACTGACCCTCGAGGTGCGGCGCGAACACCTGGTGGCCGTCGCCCAGGCGCTGCGTGATGACGCCACGCTGAGATTCGAGCTGTGCCTCGGCGTCTCCGGGGTGCACTACCCCGGTGACGTCGGACGCGAACTTCACGCCGTGTACCCGTTGATGTCGATCACCCACAACCGCAGAATCCGCGTCGAGGTCACCGCCCCCGACGCGGATCCCCATGTGCCGTCGTTGTTCCCGGTGTATCCGACCACTGACTGGCACGAGCGCGAGACGTACGACTTCTTCGGCATCGTCTTCGACGGGCACCCGTCGCTGACCCGCATCGAGATGCCCGACGATTGGGTGGGACACCCGCAACGCAAGGACTACCCGCTGGGTGGAATCCCCGTGGAATACCACGGCGCCGAGATACAACCGCCGGACGCGCGGAGGTCCTACAACTGA
- a CDS encoding NuoB/complex I 20 kDa subunit family protein: MGLEEQLPGGILLSTLEKVAGYVRKGSLWPATFGLACCAIEMMATAGPRFDIARFGMERFSATPRQADLMIVAGRVSQKMAPVLRQVYDQMAEPKWVLAMGVCASSGGMFNNYAIVQGVDHIVPVDIYLPGCPPRPEMLLNAILMLHAKIQDMPLGVNRAEAIAAAEQAALASRPTIELKGLLRS, translated from the coding sequence ATGGGACTAGAAGAACAGCTACCAGGCGGCATCCTGCTCTCGACGTTGGAGAAGGTGGCGGGATACGTCCGCAAGGGGTCGTTGTGGCCAGCGACGTTCGGGCTGGCCTGCTGCGCCATCGAGATGATGGCCACGGCGGGACCGCGTTTCGACATCGCCCGGTTCGGCATGGAGAGGTTCTCCGCCACGCCCCGGCAGGCCGACTTGATGATCGTCGCAGGCCGGGTGAGCCAGAAGATGGCGCCGGTGTTGCGTCAGGTGTACGACCAGATGGCCGAGCCCAAGTGGGTGCTCGCCATGGGGGTGTGTGCCTCCTCGGGCGGGATGTTCAACAACTACGCCATCGTGCAGGGTGTCGACCACATCGTGCCGGTCGACATCTACCTACCGGGTTGCCCACCGCGGCCCGAGATGCTCCTCAACGCAATCCTCATGCTGCACGCCAAGATTCAAGACATGCCGCTGGGCGTCAACCGTGCCGAGGCCATCGCCGCGGCAGAGCAGGCCGCGCTGGCGTCCCGGCCGACCATCGAGCTCAAGGGGTTGTTGCGCTCATGA
- a CDS encoding Rv3143 family two-component system response regulator produces the protein MARVPSTLKILVYSDNARTRDQVRGALGKRVHPDLPELEYLDVATAPVVVGTLDEGGIDLAILDGEATPVGGLGLAKQLKDEVAHCPPILVLTGRPDDAWLANWSRAEAAVPHPIDPIRLGEAVAGLLRSIAP, from the coding sequence ATCGCCCGTGTGCCCTCGACCCTCAAGATCCTGGTCTACAGCGATAACGCACGCACACGGGATCAAGTCCGCGGTGCGCTGGGCAAACGGGTCCACCCCGACCTCCCCGAGCTGGAGTATCTGGACGTAGCCACCGCGCCGGTCGTCGTGGGCACGTTGGACGAAGGCGGTATCGACCTCGCCATCCTCGACGGTGAGGCCACCCCCGTCGGTGGGCTGGGCCTGGCCAAGCAACTCAAGGACGAGGTGGCGCACTGCCCGCCCATCCTGGTGCTGACGGGGCGCCCGGACGACGCGTGGCTGGCCAACTGGTCACGAGCCGAGGCGGCCGTGCCACACCCGATCGACCCGATCCGCCTGGGCGAGGCCGTCGCCGGCTTGCTGCGCTCCATCGCGCCGTAA
- a CDS encoding acyl-CoA dehydrogenase family protein, which produces MDFALPEHLPGLLAEMDAFIEAEIKPLEAEHMQYFDRRREYARTDWENGGIPQRAWEDLLDEMRRRADAAGWLRYGLPSRFGGRDGTNLDMAVIREHLAHRGLGLHNDLQDESSIVGNFPQVIMMDRFGTDQQKRDWGEALLTGERSMAFGLSEPDHGSDATWLETTAVADGDGWVINGTKRWNTGVHRATHDLVFARTSGEPGQARGITAFLVPCDSPGFSVPFYWWTFNMPTDHGEVELRDVRVPLDAVLGEVDHGLEVGQTFLHENRIRQAASSLGAAQYCIDRAAAYASQRVVFGKPLSVNQAVQWPLVELQTEAQMVRLLVYYAAWHLDRNHHMEVSDKVSMANYRANRLVCEAADRAMQVHGGLGYSRHEPFEHIYRHHRRYRITEGAEEIQIRRVAQRMFKFGRSST; this is translated from the coding sequence GTGGATTTCGCACTGCCCGAACACCTTCCAGGTCTGCTGGCCGAGATGGATGCCTTCATCGAGGCCGAGATCAAGCCGCTGGAAGCCGAACACATGCAGTACTTCGACCGCCGCCGGGAGTACGCCAGAACGGATTGGGAGAACGGCGGCATCCCGCAGCGAGCCTGGGAGGATCTGCTCGACGAGATGCGACGCCGAGCCGACGCGGCGGGTTGGCTGCGGTACGGTCTGCCGTCCAGGTTCGGCGGCCGCGACGGCACCAACCTCGACATGGCCGTGATCCGGGAACATTTGGCGCACAGAGGTCTTGGCCTGCACAACGATCTGCAGGACGAGTCGTCGATCGTCGGCAACTTCCCCCAGGTCATCATGATGGACCGGTTCGGCACCGATCAGCAGAAGAGGGACTGGGGTGAGGCCCTTCTCACCGGCGAGCGGTCCATGGCCTTCGGGCTCTCGGAGCCCGACCACGGGTCCGACGCCACCTGGCTCGAGACCACCGCGGTGGCCGATGGTGACGGGTGGGTGATCAACGGCACCAAGCGGTGGAACACCGGCGTGCACCGCGCCACCCACGACCTGGTCTTCGCCAGGACCTCCGGCGAACCGGGCCAGGCCCGTGGCATCACCGCGTTCCTGGTGCCGTGTGACTCACCCGGGTTCAGCGTGCCGTTCTACTGGTGGACGTTCAACATGCCCACCGACCACGGTGAGGTGGAGCTGAGGGACGTCCGCGTTCCCCTCGACGCGGTGCTCGGCGAGGTGGACCACGGCCTCGAGGTCGGCCAGACCTTTCTGCACGAGAACCGGATTCGACAGGCCGCCAGCAGTTTGGGCGCCGCGCAATACTGCATCGACCGCGCGGCAGCCTACGCCTCCCAGCGCGTCGTCTTCGGCAAGCCGCTGTCGGTGAATCAGGCGGTCCAGTGGCCTCTGGTCGAGCTGCAGACCGAAGCCCAGATGGTGCGACTGCTCGTCTACTACGCCGCCTGGCATCTGGACCGCAACCATCACATGGAGGTGTCCGACAAGGTGTCGATGGCGAACTATCGCGCCAACCGACTGGTGTGCGAGGCCGCCGACCGGGCGATGCAGGTGCACGGCGGCCTCGGGTACAGCCGCCACGAGCCCTTCGAACACATCTACCGACATCACCGCCGATATCGGATCACCGAGGGCGCCGAGGAGATTCAGATTCGGCGGGTTGCCCAGCGAATGTTCAAGTTCGGCCGGTCCAGCACGTGA
- a CDS encoding class I SAM-dependent methyltransferase: MTTPSRELFDDAYHSGTPPWVIGEPQPVIVELEKTGGIRGPVLDVGCGLGEHTILLTALGYDVLGVDYAPKAVERARANAVAKGVDARFEVADAMDLPVEPGYATVVDSALFHVFGRDAERASYAASLHRAMRPDGVLHLLALSDAGRGFGPSVSAEVIRAAFADGWVVEALDTATYRGIVGPAHAESLGLAMGTVVDEPAWLARIRRR, translated from the coding sequence ATGACCACACCGTCGCGCGAACTGTTCGATGACGCCTATCACTCGGGCACGCCGCCCTGGGTGATCGGCGAACCTCAGCCCGTGATCGTCGAGCTCGAGAAGACCGGGGGCATTCGCGGGCCCGTGCTCGACGTCGGCTGCGGCCTTGGCGAGCACACCATCCTGCTCACGGCGCTGGGCTACGACGTGCTCGGCGTCGACTACGCCCCCAAGGCGGTCGAGCGGGCGCGGGCGAACGCCGTGGCGAAGGGCGTCGATGCGCGCTTCGAGGTCGCCGACGCGATGGACCTTCCCGTCGAACCGGGTTACGCGACGGTGGTCGACAGCGCGCTGTTCCACGTCTTCGGCCGCGACGCGGAACGAGCGAGCTACGCCGCGAGCCTGCACCGCGCCATGCGACCCGACGGCGTGCTGCATCTCCTCGCCCTCTCCGATGCCGGTCGCGGTTTCGGGCCATCGGTGAGCGCCGAGGTGATCCGCGCGGCGTTCGCCGACGGCTGGGTCGTCGAGGCTCTCGACACCGCGACGTATCGCGGGATCGTCGGCCCGGCGCACGCGGAGAGCCTCGGGCTGGCGATGGGGACCGTCGTCGACGAGCCCGCGTGGCTGGCGCGGATTCGCCGACGCTGA
- a CDS encoding nuclear transport factor 2 family protein codes for MTADVSRDVADRLFGAIERGDYDAVEQLWSAEVTVWHAGDEADDDRVSALKVIRWFLRTTTVRTYDVLDRQFFEGGFVQQHVLRADGENGASIAMRVCIVVKIDADGRIVRIDEYFDPADMAALLAR; via the coding sequence GTGACTGCAGATGTGAGCCGCGACGTCGCGGACCGCCTCTTCGGGGCCATCGAACGCGGTGACTACGACGCCGTCGAGCAGCTGTGGTCGGCCGAGGTGACGGTGTGGCACGCCGGCGACGAGGCGGACGACGACCGCGTCAGCGCACTCAAGGTGATCAGGTGGTTCCTGCGCACCACGACAGTGCGCACCTACGACGTCCTCGACCGCCAGTTCTTCGAGGGTGGATTCGTCCAACAGCACGTGCTGCGCGCCGACGGCGAGAACGGAGCGTCCATCGCCATGCGGGTGTGCATCGTCGTCAAGATCGACGCCGACGGACGGATCGTGCGGATCGACGAGTACTTCGACCCCGCCGACATGGCCGCTCTGCTGGCGCGATGA
- a CDS encoding hydroxymethylglutaryl-CoA lyase, with protein sequence MSSQPDHVTIREVCLRDGLQIEDPIPLSAKLEILEAVIATGVREIEATAFVSPSKVPALADAAALAAELPRLRESHGVEFSALVAGSGGANRAIAAGMSSIEYVVSAADGHSRANVGRSTAESTDLIADIARTAHEHDATVEVIIATAWDCPFDGPTDPRRVLDIATAAVEIGADRIAIADTIGTATPRRVRALIELLRPVIGDLPLGAHFHNTRGAGLASAYAAVVAGVRRLDSSVGGLGGCPFAPGASGNIATEDLVYLLRDSDIGTDVDLQAAIRAAEVARRAVGHDLPGALLRAGDRLLG encoded by the coding sequence GTGAGCTCTCAACCGGACCACGTCACCATCCGCGAGGTCTGCCTCCGCGACGGTTTGCAGATCGAAGATCCAATCCCCTTGTCCGCCAAGCTGGAAATCCTGGAGGCGGTCATCGCGACGGGTGTCCGCGAAATCGAGGCGACCGCATTCGTCTCACCTTCGAAGGTGCCCGCGCTCGCCGACGCCGCAGCGCTGGCCGCGGAGTTGCCTCGCCTGCGCGAATCCCACGGGGTGGAGTTCTCGGCGCTGGTCGCCGGGTCCGGCGGCGCGAACCGCGCCATCGCCGCGGGGATGAGCTCGATCGAATACGTCGTGTCGGCGGCCGACGGCCACAGCCGGGCGAATGTGGGGCGCTCGACCGCCGAGTCCACCGACCTGATCGCCGACATCGCCCGCACCGCCCACGAGCACGACGCCACCGTCGAGGTCATCATCGCGACCGCATGGGACTGCCCATTCGACGGGCCGACGGATCCCAGGCGGGTACTCGACATCGCCACCGCCGCCGTCGAGATCGGCGCCGATCGCATCGCCATCGCCGACACCATCGGAACCGCCACACCGCGACGGGTGAGGGCACTGATCGAGCTCCTTCGCCCGGTCATCGGCGACCTCCCGCTCGGCGCCCACTTCCACAACACCCGCGGCGCCGGTCTGGCCAGTGCCTACGCCGCCGTCGTCGCCGGGGTCCGCAGGCTGGATTCGTCGGTCGGAGGGCTCGGCGGGTGCCCCTTCGCGCCGGGCGCCAGTGGCAACATCGCCACCGAGGATCTGGTCTACCTGTTGCGCGACAGCGACATCGGCACCGACGTCGACCTGCAGGCGGCGATCCGCGCGGCGGAGGTCGCCCGTCGAGCCGTCGGCCACGACCTGCCCGGTGCGCTCCTGCGCGCCGGCGATCGCCTCCTCGGCTGA
- a CDS encoding DUF6285 domain-containing protein yields the protein MHGRPTAAELVAAVAEFLESDVKDATTGAVKFHARVAANALRTVERELRDESAAPDLLGFPDEQALAAAIRTGELDDRAVDVTTALRNLVLHRISVAHPGYENG from the coding sequence ATGCACGGCAGGCCGACCGCCGCCGAACTGGTGGCCGCGGTCGCCGAGTTCCTCGAATCCGACGTGAAGGACGCCACCACCGGCGCCGTCAAGTTCCACGCCCGCGTCGCCGCCAACGCGCTGCGCACCGTCGAGCGCGAACTGCGCGACGAGTCGGCCGCGCCGGATCTGCTCGGCTTCCCCGATGAGCAGGCGTTGGCGGCGGCCATTCGCACGGGCGAGCTGGACGACCGCGCCGTCGACGTCACGACGGCGTTGCGGAACCTGGTGCTGCACCGAATCTCCGTCGCCCATCCGGGCTATGAGAACGGCTAG
- a CDS encoding TetR/AcrR family transcriptional regulator yields the protein MQRDPLTAKGRHTREALELAARKLFAERGFHGTTLADITSAAGRSTAVFYRYYDDKEDLLAALAESFLHDVVMPSGVKVHPPGSPDDTTFFSAVVTGYWNMFKQNIGIMIAVSQLADTKPRFADVQNEFRRFGMDIVAASVRRAQEQGYAADLDAEHTGAAIALLFENFTAVSLRPSGLNLQISDADAIATLSTIWKKTLYGY from the coding sequence ATGCAGAGGGACCCGCTCACCGCCAAGGGCCGTCACACGCGTGAAGCCCTCGAGCTTGCTGCCCGGAAGCTGTTCGCCGAGCGCGGCTTCCATGGCACCACGTTGGCCGACATCACCTCGGCGGCGGGTAGGTCCACCGCCGTGTTCTACCGCTACTACGACGACAAGGAAGACCTGCTCGCCGCGTTGGCGGAGTCCTTCCTGCACGACGTGGTGATGCCCTCGGGTGTGAAGGTGCACCCACCGGGTTCGCCCGACGACACGACGTTCTTCTCGGCTGTCGTGACCGGGTACTGGAACATGTTCAAGCAGAACATCGGCATCATGATCGCGGTCAGCCAACTCGCCGACACCAAGCCGAGATTCGCCGACGTGCAGAACGAGTTCCGCCGATTCGGCATGGACATCGTCGCCGCCTCGGTGCGCCGCGCGCAGGAGCAGGGCTACGCCGCCGATCTCGACGCCGAGCACACCGGTGCGGCCATCGCGCTGCTGTTCGAGAACTTCACCGCGGTGAGCCTGCGCCCGTCGGGCCTCAACTTGCAGATCAGCGATGCCGACGCCATCGCCACCCTCTCGACCATCTGGAAGAAGACCCTGTACGGCTACTAG
- a CDS encoding NADH-quinone oxidoreductase subunit A, protein MNAYLPILVLGGIAAAFAVGSVGIAVLIGPRRYNRAKLEAYECGIEPVAPGSPGDLLTGQRFPVKYYLVAMLFIVFDIEIVFLYPWAVAFDSLGMFAVVEMLLFMATVFVAYAYVWRRGGLSWD, encoded by the coding sequence ATGAATGCCTACCTGCCCATCCTGGTTCTTGGCGGGATCGCGGCCGCATTCGCGGTCGGATCGGTCGGAATCGCCGTTCTGATCGGGCCGCGACGCTACAACCGGGCGAAGCTCGAGGCCTACGAATGCGGTATCGAACCCGTCGCACCAGGGTCGCCCGGCGACCTGCTGACCGGACAACGGTTTCCGGTGAAGTACTACCTCGTCGCGATGTTGTTCATCGTGTTCGACATCGAGATCGTGTTCCTCTACCCCTGGGCCGTCGCCTTCGACTCGCTCGGGATGTTCGCCGTCGTCGAGATGCTGTTGTTCATGGCTACGGTGTTCGTCGCCTACGCGTACGTGTGGCGGCGCGGCGGATTGAGTTGGGATTGA
- a CDS encoding phosphotransferase family protein produces the protein MTPEALATALTDVLQPVLGRVGVTELRVLTGGASRATWAFSADTDSGSRELILRIGPPDEIHAGMELEAAALGRAAAAGAPVPHVLMATNSAEALGHPFLVCDFIAGETIVRRIQRALDDDSRADLLRQCAQALAAIHRADPSGIGLAASDQIDEWHAQLDEMGDTTATFEWAFRWLAAHRPPASPKVLVHGDFRMGNLIVDTGRQPALLAAVLDWELTHTGQVYEDLAWFCIRAWRFGAPESLDAGGLGSIEDFLLAYEDASGRTLDRASMRWWLVLSTLRWGVICRYQAERHLSGQTRSVELAAIGRRVCETEFDLLTLLEAS, from the coding sequence GTGACCCCCGAGGCGCTGGCGACCGCGCTGACCGACGTCCTGCAGCCCGTGCTCGGCCGAGTCGGCGTGACGGAGCTGCGCGTGCTGACCGGCGGTGCGAGCCGGGCCACGTGGGCGTTCTCGGCGGACACCGACAGCGGCTCCCGGGAACTGATCCTGCGCATCGGTCCGCCCGACGAGATCCACGCTGGCATGGAGCTCGAGGCGGCAGCCCTGGGCCGGGCAGCGGCGGCGGGCGCACCGGTGCCGCACGTCCTGATGGCCACCAATTCCGCAGAAGCACTGGGTCATCCATTCTTGGTCTGCGACTTCATCGCAGGCGAGACCATCGTCCGTCGCATCCAGCGGGCCCTCGACGACGACTCACGGGCCGACCTGCTGCGACAGTGCGCCCAGGCGCTGGCGGCCATCCACCGCGCGGACCCGTCGGGTATCGGCCTCGCCGCGTCCGACCAGATCGACGAATGGCACGCCCAGCTCGACGAGATGGGTGACACCACGGCGACGTTCGAGTGGGCCTTCCGGTGGCTGGCCGCGCACCGACCACCGGCATCGCCGAAGGTGTTGGTGCACGGCGACTTCCGGATGGGTAACCTCATCGTCGACACCGGTCGTCAGCCGGCTCTGTTGGCGGCGGTGCTGGATTGGGAACTCACCCATACCGGTCAGGTGTACGAGGACCTGGCGTGGTTCTGCATCCGGGCCTGGCGCTTCGGTGCGCCGGAATCGCTCGACGCGGGTGGCCTCGGCAGCATCGAGGACTTCCTACTTGCCTACGAAGACGCCTCGGGCCGCACGCTGGACCGTGCGTCGATGCGATGGTGGCTGGTGCTGTCGACGCTGCGGTGGGGCGTGATCTGCCGGTATCAGGCCGAACGGCATCTGTCGGGTCAGACGCGGTCCGTCGAGCTCGCCGCCATCGGACGTCGCGTCTGCGAGACCGAGTTCGACCTGCTCACCCTGTTGGAGGCATCGTGA